One Oncorhynchus gorbuscha isolate QuinsamMale2020 ecotype Even-year unplaced genomic scaffold, OgorEven_v1.0 Un_scaffold_5916, whole genome shotgun sequence DNA window includes the following coding sequences:
- the LOC124029256 gene encoding E3 ubiquitin-protein ligase MARCHF3-like encodes MAPSVAAMTPEQLLGPQVCSPVGEMKVLHEEERGEESDPCPQEVMDCYGHSPLMTHSPSTDSLSSEEPFCRICHEGGGVGELLSPCECAGTLAMVHRGCLEHWLTASNSSRCELCHHQYALERLPKPLTEWLGSPAMQHQRRTLCGDVICFLFITPLASLSGWLCVQGAMDLYFSNSMEAVGLMVLTLALFTIYCFWTVVSLRYHIHLFRTWKQTDQRVRLQIPRPARTMHTHHTLNLSFLSKDTRKETVV; translated from the exons ATGGCCCCCTCTGTGGCAGCCATGACCCCAGAGCAGCTCCTGGGCCCGCAGGTATGCAGTCCTGTAGGGGAAATGAAGGTCTTGCATGAGGAGGAACGAGGGGAGGAGTCTGACCCCTGTCCTCAGGAAGTGATGGACTGCTATGGCCACTCCCCCTTAATGACTCACAGCCCCAGCACCGACAG TCTTAGCAGTGAGGAGCCCTTCTGTCGTATCTGCCACGAGGGAGGGGGTGTCGGGGAGCTGCTCTCCCCCTGTGAGTGTGCAGGGACGCTGGCCATGGTCCACCGAGGCTGCCTGGAACACTGGCTCACTGCCTCCAACAGCAGCCGCTGTGAACTCTGCCACCACCAGTACGCCCTGGAGAGACTGCCCAAGCCACTCACTGAG tGGCTGGGCTCACCAGCCATGCAGCACCAGAGACGGACGCTCTGCGGTGACGTCATCTGCTTCCTGTTCATCACACCGCTGGCTAGCCTATCAGGATGGCTGTGTGTGCAGGGTGCTATGGACCTGTATTTCAGTAACAGTATGGAGGCTGTTGGACTCATGGTGCTCACCCTGGCTCTCTTCACCATCTACTGCTTCTGGACTGTG GTGTCGCTGCGCTACCACATCCACCTGTTCAGGACGTGgaaacagacagaccagagagttaggCTACAGATCCCCCGACCAGCACgaaccatgcacacacaccacacactgaacCTCAGCTTCCTTAGCAAGGACACCAGAAAGGAGACTGTGGTGTAG